AGTTCTTAGAGTTTTGAGTGGTCGCCACGACTTCCCCGATTTCTTTAAAGAGTTAGATTGAGCTACAGATTTTAGGGCGCCATGAGTCGCCCTGCAAAAAGACGAATTGAATCGTACTGAACTCCCACTTTCCGTGATATTCATCCTGCTCCAACTCAAGACAGTAGCTTTAGATATGGCTCAAGTGCATATCATCCGGTTTGGGAGCATCACTCTGAAGGGCATCGTTCCCCACCCACATGCGAACCAGATGACGTTTCTTTTCGGGCTCTTCCCAATCTATATACTCCGTCCGATCATGAGCGATCAGATGATTATTGAGGAAAATCATGTCGCCCGGTTGGAGCTGAAGCTCATAAGTTAGATCTTCTTGGTTGAGGGTCGCTTCAAATTGATCTAAAACGAACCGATCTTCATCTGATAGAGGCAATCCCGCTTTGTCATGTCCTGCATCTATCCAATAGCGCATATACCGACAGGTTAACCCTGGATACCAGTGCCCCCATTCAAACACAGGAAATGAGTTCCGTAATCGATCCAGGTGGGATCGGGTGCCGACCTCACCGACAATGATTTTGTCGCGAATAAAATTCTGGCAAAGCCGTCGTAATACCTCCGGTTGAGATTGGAGCAGTCGCTGATAGGCCGTGAAGGTATTCGCTAAACGATTGACACCTCCTTCCCGAGCTGTCTTCAGGCAAAGCAAAGACACAACCCCCGGCATTAGGTCCGCATCCGTGCTGTCCGTATGGTACCCAGGAGATGTACAGGTACTAGAAAAGAGGACATTCGCTTTACGGTGATCCTGGCCGCGATCGCAGACGTCATACAACAGGCCACGTTTATCTAAAACAGACCCTAAGGCATAGCCCAGTTGCAGCAAAAGAAGTCGGCTAGCGGATTCGCCATATTCAGCAACATTAAACCCAGACAGTAAGACAACGCCCGTGGTTTGGGTGAGGTGATAGCGCATCACATTCGCCAGCAGGTCAAGATTCTGGATTTTCATCCCCCTTGCTTCAGGAGACTGCCAGGTATATCCCCTCGCCTCCAACCAGTGATTCAACACTAAAACCGAGGACAATATGGACTCTGGGAGCGTAATTTTCCAGTGAGGATTGGTTTCTAGGCCTGTGCTAGTCCAGCTAGGCTGTGACTTAGCCTTGATCATCACCGAAGATAAGTCTTCGATATGACCCGTAGAAGTGAGAAGTGGCATGACAATGGCAATCGGATTCGATTGAGACGTAGGGGGGCGGTTAAAGAGTTGGGGCAGATAGCAGCGCTGATCATCGGCACACCTGGCATTTGCCAGACATCTTGAAGCCTCATAGGGTGAGGCGCTTCAAAATACAACACCTTGCTCAAAGCAAGAACACCCTTAGGCGGCCCAAGCATAAGACACAGCTTCGGAAGCTCGCTGAATACCATTAAAGAATTTCAGTCGAGAATCCATCGCCTTCCTGATCGCACGATCCAAACAGATGGAGTCTTCCACCGTCCTTAATCGGGGTTCGATCAGCGCTTCCAAATGAGCCGCATGGTCATCATCTAGATCAATATGTACTTCGAAAAAGATCAGTGCTTCCGAGGAAAAAGGGGATGCCCCGACAATGCCTTGACGAATTTGGGTATATAGGGAATTCACAATTCCTTCTGATGCGAAGCAAACAGCTCCCAACGCGGCTAAATAACCATATTTATGGGATAGAGAAAGATAGGTATCAATCATGGCCTGGGTTTCTGGCTCAGGAGGCGTCAGTTCTAACGTCCCATCATCAATCCCTAAAGAACGGGTAAAGCGCCGGAATAATTCTGGATGAGCATGAGCCAAGTTGCCCTGTCCCATTTCATCCAAGAGATTTTCCATAATCACCAACTGGGCACTCTCATCGGGGCAACAAGACATAATGCTGGCCAGGATGCGATTAAAGGCTTGGGAAAATTTGTACATCTGAACCGCTAAAACACGCACTTCTGCCAATGTCAGCTCTCCAGCCCGACATTGCTCAAGAACAGGATGTCTCCAGAGGGGATGTCGTTCGGTAAGACTGCGAAAAGAATCCATAGAGTTAACAGTGATCGTTCTCATTTGTGCACCTCAATCGCCATATGTAAGGGGTAATCAACTAACGGTCCGAAAAAGTCTGGGTCAAGTTCAACGTGCTCAGGTAAAACCCGTAATTCACGTACAGTTGGCATGCTAGAAAAACCAGCCATTTGCAAGGCTTCAAAGAAATCTTGCAGGGTTTTATGAATCAGCTGGACCTCTAGCCAGGAACCATCGCGCTTCCAAATGCGCCCTGGACATTGCTGGTCACGTCCACTGAAATAGTTATTGCCATCCACTTCGAAATAAAAGGGGAACTCAGCTTGACGCATATAAGGAAAGGAGGGGTGAGGGATGCTAAACACAAACCGCCCTCCGGGTTCCAGCACTTGAAAGATTTCTGCCATGCAAGCCTGGGTTTGGGCAACGGTTAGGTAGTTAAACAAGAAAACAGCAACTACTAAGTCAAACCGGTCTTGGGTGTAATGACGGACGTCCGTAGCACATCCCGCCTGATAGGTAATCCCCAGAGGCTCTTGTTGTTCTTGAGCCTGGGCGGCTTCAATCATCCGCGGGGAGAGATCGACGCCTAAAACGGAGGCTGCCCCCAGCTGTCGGAGTTGGCGACTACAGTACCCTTCGCCACATCCGAGATCCAGAATCTTTTGTCCTGAAACAGGGGTACACATCTCCAAAATAGCGGGACGGGCTGTGAAATCAGAGAGAGAACTGGGGCCACCTCGAACCCATCGAGCCGCTGTATCGTTGTACAGGGATTGGGTTACTTGTTTATTGGCAGTAATCATGTATTCTTCTGGGTCCTAAATGGATGAACAACACAAATGAAAGATTGGGTAACACTTCAGCGAAAATCTGGCATAAATATATGATCTGCTGTTACTTCAGATAGAGATGAGAAGGAATGAATGGATAGGGGGAAATATCCACTTTTTCGATCATGCCTAGGATTAGTCATTAACCAATCACCGCCTAATGTTGTTGACTACTCAACTGAATTTTTCCACAAAAAATATTTTAGTATTTTTGCCATAGAGAATATTCTCTACATAGCTTTCACTACCGTAGAAACAGTGCCTTTAGATACCCTTTCATCCAAGAGATAGACAATGCTACCTATGTGGATTTATCTCCGATTACTTGTGATGAAAAAATATAGGCATCAGCTCATAAATATCTTTAAGGAGAAATGTTCAGCTTGTTTTGATTGGGGCAATTCATCATTAAAAACTGATTTAATTTTCAACGATAAATCAGAGAATATTAGGTCTGCCTAGGAGTCGCATCAGTGTAATCACGTAACTTTAATGCACGGAAACACCCATAGATAAGGTTTTTTTGAGTGGTTACACGCATGTCTTGAGGTTTGGGAATTGATTATTTCAACGAGTACTCATTTCAATATTATTGAAAAATAAACTTAAAAAACTCATTATTAATTAATTATTAATACTTAATAAAGAAAGGTCAACTCCTGAATTTTGAATGCTCACAGCCTTAAACATATATTCTTTCCACCTTAAGTAATTACAGATTCTCGTATAGAGACACTCTGCTGATCTAGAAATTATTCTCTTCAGCAAATATTCCTAAAAAAATTTCCTTGGATTTCAATCTTTTTTCGAGCTAGAGAGCGGGATTATTAGTCTTTATAAAGATAAAAATGGTCAAAATAAACTTCACGCCTTGGAACATGTTTTGGCAGATGGGGAACCCTAGAGCTGTTGAAATTTAGATCGTTGGGGAGACTCTCATGTATGGCCTAGTCAATAAAGCCATTGAAGAGATGGTGCGCAGCCATTTTAGTGATGCAACCTGGGACGCGATCAAACAAAAAGCTGAGGTCAAAACAGAAGCTTTTATCAGTATGGAAGGCTATCCCGATGAATTGACCTACCGGTTGGTGGGGGCTGCTAGTGAAGTATTAAAGCTCTCTCCCGCAGCAGTTATGCATGCCTTCGGTAAGTATTGGGTTCAGTTCACGGCCAAAGAAGGGTATGGAGAACTGATGGAAATGAATGGGGAAGATTTACCCGAATTCCTGGAGAATCTGGATGAGCTGCATGCC
The Acaryochloris marina S15 genome window above contains:
- a CDS encoding TenA family transcriptional regulator, whose translation is MDSFRSLTERHPLWRHPVLEQCRAGELTLAEVRVLAVQMYKFSQAFNRILASIMSCCPDESAQLVIMENLLDEMGQGNLAHAHPELFRRFTRSLGIDDGTLELTPPEPETQAMIDTYLSLSHKYGYLAALGAVCFASEGIVNSLYTQIRQGIVGASPFSSEALIFFEVHIDLDDDHAAHLEALIEPRLRTVEDSICLDRAIRKAMDSRLKFFNGIQRASEAVSYAWAA
- a CDS encoding TauD/TfdA family dioxygenase yields the protein MPLLTSTGHIEDLSSVMIKAKSQPSWTSTGLETNPHWKITLPESILSSVLVLNHWLEARGYTWQSPEARGMKIQNLDLLANVMRYHLTQTTGVVLLSGFNVAEYGESASRLLLLQLGYALGSVLDKRGLLYDVCDRGQDHRKANVLFSSTCTSPGYHTDSTDADLMPGVVSLLCLKTAREGGVNRLANTFTAYQRLLQSQPEVLRRLCQNFIRDKIIVGEVGTRSHLDRLRNSFPVFEWGHWYPGLTCRYMRYWIDAGHDKAGLPLSDEDRFVLDQFEATLNQEDLTYELQLQPGDMIFLNNHLIAHDRTEYIDWEEPEKKRHLVRMWVGNDALQSDAPKPDDMHLSHI
- a CDS encoding heme NO-binding domain-containing protein gives rise to the protein MYGLVNKAIEEMVRSHFSDATWDAIKQKAEVKTEAFISMEGYPDELTYRLVGAASEVLKLSPAAVMHAFGKYWVQFTAKEGYGELMEMNGEDLPEFLENLDELHARVGVMFPKLQPPSFDCDEADEEELTLHYHSERDGLAPMVMGLVEGLGERFETEVDINQTHSREEGADHDQFSVKYKVKCPFH
- a CDS encoding class I SAM-dependent methyltransferase — its product is MITANKQVTQSLYNDTAARWVRGGPSSLSDFTARPAILEMCTPVSGQKILDLGCGEGYCSRQLRQLGAASVLGVDLSPRMIEAAQAQEQQEPLGITYQAGCATDVRHYTQDRFDLVVAVFLFNYLTVAQTQACMAEIFQVLEPGGRFVFSIPHPSFPYMRQAEFPFYFEVDGNNYFSGRDQQCPGRIWKRDGSWLEVQLIHKTLQDFFEALQMAGFSSMPTVRELRVLPEHVELDPDFFGPLVDYPLHMAIEVHK